A DNA window from Ostrea edulis chromosome 5, xbOstEdul1.1, whole genome shotgun sequence contains the following coding sequences:
- the LOC130054865 gene encoding uncharacterized protein LOC130054865 gives MHAQIKTHIISYIGISAGNYSILYMSPEILLNFDSWRDIILNSGVYKERVALITIDEAHILASWGDTFRPTFSRLGELRSHFPTTPFLLLTATCTPNILQHITGKIHLPNMKMLTASPDRPCIYLEYKRGKDIFEELHWLFDEIKQKGIAARKTLLCVRSLDRGGQLYRDILGYLREHSYLNHIKLHHNSHVALYHAGMANKDLDYIHQEISKSGSVIRLVICIIAFGMGINISDIDNVIHWRACDSIMDYWQEVGRVGQDGRSAKALYFLTPGSILQASDDMKELCRSLDKSEVTCFRKSILHHFIGYSSAQSVPVASDCQLKCEECKCPRCQCCHICRSCCPCSRT, from the exons ATGCATGCACAAATTAAAACACACATAATATCATATATAGGAATAAGCGCAGGAAACTATTCCATTCTCTATATGTCACCCGAGATCCTGCTGAATTTTGATTCATGGAGGGATATAATATTGAACTCAGGTGTATATAAGGAGAGAGTTGCTTTGATTACTATAGATGAGGCACACATATTGGCATCATG GGGTGATACTTTTCGACCGACCTTTTCAAGACTTGGAGAGCTGCGCTCCCACTTTCCAACTACACCATTTTTACTACTGACAGCAACTTGCACACCAAACATTCTACAGCATATTACTGGAAAAATACATCTTCCTAatatgaaaatgttaacagcatCTCCAGACAG GCCATGTATTTACCTTGAATACAAGAGAGGAAAAGACATTTTTGAAGAACTCCATTGGCTGTTTGATGAAATTAAACAGAAAGGAATAGCTGCCAGGAAAACACTGCTTTGTGTCAG GAGCTTGGATCGAGGTGGTCAGCTGTATAGAGATATTTTAGGGTACCTTAGAGAACATTCATACTTAAACCACATTAAGCTTCACCACAACAGCCATGTTGCTTTGTACCATGCAGGAATGGCCAACAAAGACTTAGACTACATTCATCAGGAAATCTCAAAGTCAGGTAGTGTTATTCGACTGGTCATATGTATTATAGCCTTTGGAATGGGTATCAATATCTCTGATATTGATAATGTGATCCACTGGAGAGCCTGTGACTCCATAATGGATTATTGGCAGGAAGTTGGAAGAGTAGGGCAAGATGGACGTAGTGCAAAAGCACTATACTTTTTAACCCCTGGGTCCATACTTCAAGCATCTGACGACATGAAGGAATTGTGTAGATCTCTGGACAAATCCGAGGTGACTTGTTTTAGGAAATCTATCCTCCATCACTTCATTGGATACAGTTCAGCACAGTCTGTACCTGTTGCAAGTGATTGTCAACTGAAATGTGAGGAGTGTAAATGTCCAAGATGCCAATGCTGTCACATTTGTCGTAGCTGCTGTCCTTGTTCAAGAACATAa
- the LOC130054938 gene encoding uncharacterized protein LOC130054938: MASGGILRNEVIWNSTANLTGKPGHNIALDLVNEFLNNEFKSNLKNCHGQYTDAQVSRCSHQVGSVGKSIEDIFQSDIIQDYIPKATTTDGSSKPKIKKFIDEYSGENLFEDVGERHHTGFENFEHKIGVNNPEKLKARMQKYGKSLENEEYIFKNI; encoded by the exons ATGGCAAGTGGTGGCAT ATTAAGAAATGAAGTCATCTGGAATAGCACTGCTAATCTGACTGGAAAACCTGGACACAATATAGCCCTGGATCTTGTGAATGAATTCCtgaataatgaattcaaat CAAACCTGAAGAATTGTCATGGGCAATACACAGATGCGCAGGTGTCAAGATGCAGCCATCAAGTAGGGAGTGTTGGCAAGTCTATTGAAGACATTTTCCAATCTGATATAATTCAGGATTATATCCCCAAGGCAACGACAACAGATGGTTCCTCTAAACctaaaattaagaaatttattGATGAATACAGTGGAGAGAATTTGTTTGAAGATGTTGGTGAAAGACATCACAcaggatttgaaaattttgagcaCAAAATAGGGGTGAACAATCCAGAAAAGTTAAAAGCGAGGATGCAAAAATATGGTAAAAGTTTGGAAAATGAGGAatacatattcaaaaacatataA
- the LOC125649238 gene encoding uncharacterized protein LOC125649238, which yields MILPNVLATLLQLQNRLSPHKHKAKRKFSFTPLKVVKRKCLTSTPLKSSKHFNLKKEGFKEQVYKYIMDSHYEYPYRLLLRKSKTARDALVRVLKLSIKKEVKSVNIPSLKRPTNLKSFETFSWDSAMHEASCGMSLLTGVLQGALSCRRAKNAEINDMGKLGSLVPVLGFILGTILYLHKPQQYNFLQTIISIEMYRSGCSQKVELGMPEPPQQPLLNVDFESSDRDSSHNSLASSGSEITNQDSSDVEDESDIMLALNYIQFMYLYPTDPGYSVCWDNIQKLSMTRHHLRHENKMMFWALCFAAKNHISFRDLDTVDNTFSVTDIGLQNYLPSDTDWRILRSRMEHLVQKIVQVYFPQFSEMDVKDTPHQYTQQSKKKSEIVNLGVLQENPSTAHGVLEILKYLHKYVPIGQDRNPYQILCHGDQLNVERMVEAKVSMAFSEDAEDQLTGLVPRPQGFHKRCIILQDSMNMLFSGSTVGDKGSLCHIKNKFTFRSVKKKISDCVNSVVDFFNFVTEGCVCLIICKLLNIKNIDELSNLVPDDSAVLAPDRHTVNPGSSSR from the exons ATGATACTGCCAAATGTTCTAGCAACATTGCTACAGCTACAAAACCGGTTAAGTCCTCACAAGCACAAAGCTAAAAGAAAATTTAGCTTCACACCACTAAAAGTTGTGAAGAGGAAATGTTTGACCTCAACTCCATTGAAGTCTTCAAAGCACTTCAATTTAAAGAAGGAAGGTTTTAAAGAGCAGGTGTACAAGTACATCATGGACTCTCACTATGAATATCCATACCGACTTCTTTTAAGAAAAAGCAAAACTGCTAGGGATGCATTGGTGAGAGTTTTGAAACTTTCCATAAAGAAAGAAGTGAAAAGTGTCAATATTCCATCACTCAAGAGGCCAACCAATCTGAAGTCATTCGAAACGTTTAGCTGGGACAGTGCAATGCATGAAGCATCTTGTGGGATGTCTCTCTTGACAGGGGttttgcaaggtgcactgtcaTGTCGCCGAGCTAAAAATGCTGAAAT AAATGACATGGGAAAACTTGGCTCTTTGGTTCCAGTTCTTGGTTTTATTTTGGGAACCATTCTCTACCTCCATAAACCCCAGCAGTACAACTTCCTACAAACCATTATTTCCATTGAAATGTACAGGTCGGGTTGCAGTCAAAAg GTGGAGCTTGGAATGCCTGAACCTCCTCAGCAACCATTGTTGAACGTGGACTTTGAAAGTTCAGATAGAGACAGCTCACATAACTCCCTAGCTTCCTCTGGTTCTGAGATTACAAACCAAGATTCATCTGATGTAGAAGATGAAAGTGATATA ATGCTTGCCTTGAATTATATacagtttatgtatttatatccTACAGATCCAGGGTATTCTGTTTGCTGGGACAATATTCAGAAGCTGAGTATGACTCGCCACCACCTCCGGCATGAAAATAAGATGATGTTCTGGGCCTTGTGCTTCGCTGCTAAAAACCATATATCCTTTCGTGACTTGGATACAGTAGATAATACATTCTCTGTAACAGATATAGGACTGCAA AACTACCTACCCTCTGATACAGACTGGAGAATACTGAGGAGTAGAATGGAGCATCTTGTACAGAAAATAGTCCAGGTTTACTTCCCCCAGTTCAGTGAAATGGATGTTAAAGATACTCCTCATCAGTACACACAACAGTCTAAAAAAAAGTCTGAAATA GTGAATCTGGGAGTTCTTCAGGAGAATCCATCTACTGCCCATGGAGTACTGGAGATTCTCAAGTACTTACACAAGTATGTGCCAATTGGACAAGACAGAAATCCTTACCAAATTCTTTGCCATGGTGATCAGCTGAATGTGGAAAGGATGGTTGAGGCAAAAGTATCTATGGCCTTCAGTGAGGATGCAGAAGATCAACTCACTGGTCTTGTCCCACGTCCTCAGGGGTTTCACAAAAGGTGCATCATCCTGCAGGATTCCATGAACATGCTCTTCAGTGGCAGCACTGTGGGTGACAAGGGTTCGTTATGCCATATAAAAAACAAGTTCACCTTTCGAAGtgttaagaaaaaaatatctgatTGTGTAAATTCAGTAGtggattttttcaattttgtgacTGAAGGTTGTGTGTGCTTGATAATTTGCAAGCTACTAAATATCAAGAACATTGATGAGTTGTCAAATCTTGTACCTGATGATTCAGCTGTCTTGGCCCCTGATAGACACACAGTCAATCCAGGAAGTAGTAGTCGGTGA